A genomic region of Sander vitreus isolate 19-12246 chromosome 11, sanVit1, whole genome shotgun sequence contains the following coding sequences:
- the LOC144525614 gene encoding gamma-crystallin M3-like isoform X2, which yields MTGRIIFYEDRNFQGRSYECMSDCADMSSYLSRCHSCRVESGCFMVYDRPNYMGNQYFMRRGEYADYMSMMGMRESIRSCRMIPMHRGQFRMRIYERENFGGQSYELMDDCDNIMDRYRMNDCQSCHVMDGHWLMYEQPNYRGRMMYMRPGEYRSFRDMGMSGMRWMSMRRIMDMC from the exons ATGACGGGGCGT ATCATCTTCTACGAGGACAGGAACTTCCAGGGTCGTTCCTATGAGTGCATGAGCGACTGCGCTGACATGTCCTCCTACCTGAGCAGGTGCCACTCCTGCAGGGTGGAGAGCGGCTGCTTCATGGTCTACGACCGTCCCAACTACATGGGAAACCAGTACTTCATGAGGAGGGGAGAGTACGCTGATTACATGAGCATGATGGGAATGAGAGAGAGCATCAGGTCTTGCCGTATGATCCCCATG cacagaggCCAGTTCAGGATGAGGATCTACGAGAGGGAGAACTTCGGTGGTCAGAGTTACGAGCTGATGGACGACTGTGACAACATCATGGACCGTTACCGTATGAACGACTGCCAGTCCTGCCACGTGATGGACGGCCACTGGCTGATGTATGAGCAGCCCAATTACAGAGGCAGGATGATGTACATGAGACCCGGAGAGTACAGGAGCTTCAGGGACATGGGCATGAGTGGCATGAGGTGGATGAGCATGAGGCGCATCATGGACATGTGctag
- the LOC144525614 gene encoding gamma-crystallin M3-like isoform X1 — MTTTDMSMGKIIFYEDRNFQGRSYECMSDCADMSSYLSRCHSCRVESGCFMVYDRPNYMGNQYFMRRGEYADYMSMMGMRESIRSCRMIPMHRGQFRMRIYERENFGGQSYELMDDCDNIMDRYRMNDCQSCHVMDGHWLMYEQPNYRGRMMYMRPGEYRSFRDMGMSGMRWMSMRRIMDMC; from the exons ATGACCACCACTGACATGAGCATGGGCAAG ATCATCTTCTACGAGGACAGGAACTTCCAGGGTCGTTCCTATGAGTGCATGAGCGACTGCGCTGACATGTCCTCCTACCTGAGCAGGTGCCACTCCTGCAGGGTGGAGAGCGGCTGCTTCATGGTCTACGACCGTCCCAACTACATGGGAAACCAGTACTTCATGAGGAGGGGAGAGTACGCTGATTACATGAGCATGATGGGAATGAGAGAGAGCATCAGGTCTTGCCGTATGATCCCCATG cacagaggCCAGTTCAGGATGAGGATCTACGAGAGGGAGAACTTCGGTGGTCAGAGTTACGAGCTGATGGACGACTGTGACAACATCATGGACCGTTACCGTATGAACGACTGCCAGTCCTGCCACGTGATGGACGGCCACTGGCTGATGTATGAGCAGCCCAATTACAGAGGCAGGATGATGTACATGAGACCCGGAGAGTACAGGAGCTTCAGGGACATGGGCATGAGTGGCATGAGGTGGATGAGCATGAGGCGCATCATGGACATGTGctag
- the LOC144525616 gene encoding gamma-crystallin M3-like, with product MHGKIIFYEDRNFQGRSYETSSDCADMSSHLSRCHSCKVESGCFMVYDRPNYMGQQYFLRRGEYSDYQRMMGFGDCIRSCRNIPMHKGSYKVRLYERENFGGQMYELMDDCDNIQDRYHMSDCQSCNVMDGHWLMYEQPHYRGKMMYLRPGEYKSFRDMGYDGNRFSSIRRITDSC from the exons ATGCACGGCAAG ATCATCTTCTACGAGGACAGGAACTTCCAGGGTCGCTCCTATGAGACCAGCAGCGACTGCGCTGACATGTCCTCTCACCTGAGCAGGTGCCACTCCTGCAAGGTGGAGAGCGGCTGCTTCATGGTGTACGACCGTCCCAACTACATGGGTCAGCAGTACTTCCTGAGGAGAGGGGAGTACTCTGACTACCAGCGCATGATGGGTTTCGGTGACTGCATCAGGTCCTGTCGTAATATCCCCATG CACAAAGGGTCCTACAAAGTAAGGCTCTACGAGAGGGAGAACTTCGGAGGTCAGATGTACGAGCTGATGGACGACTGCGACAACATCCAGGACCGTTACCATATGTCTGACTGCCAGTCCTGCAACGTAATGGACGGCCATTGGCTGATGTACGAGCAGCCCCACTACAGAGGCAAGATGATGTACCTAAGGCCCGGAGAGTACAAGAGCTTCAGGGACATGGGATATGATGGAAATAGGTTCAGCTCCATCAGACGCATCACTGACTCCTGTTAA
- the LOC144525615 gene encoding gamma-crystallin M3-like, producing the protein MTMGKIIFYEDRNFQGRSYETSGDCAELTSYLSRCHSCRVESGCFMVYDRTNYMGNQYFVRRGEYSDYQRMGMSDCIRSSRMIPMHRGQFRMKIYERENFGGQSYELMDDCDNMMERYRMNDCQSCHVMDGHWLMYDQPHYKGRQMYLRPGEYRSFRDMGMSGMRWMSMRRIMDSCY; encoded by the exons ATGACCATGGGCAAG ATCATCTTCTACGAGGACAGGAACTTCCAGGGTCGTTCCTATGAGACCAGCGGCGACTGCGCTGAGCTGACCTCCTACCTGAGCAGGTGCCACTCCTGCAGGGTGGAGAGCGGCTGCTTCATGGTCTACGACCGCACCAACTACATGGGAAACCAGTACTTTGTCAGGAGGGGAGAGTACTCCGACTACCAGCGTATGGGCATGAGTGATTGCATCAGGTCATCCCGCATGATCCCCATG CACAGAGGTCAGTTCAGGATGAAGATCTACGAGAGGGAGAACTTCGGTGGTCAGAGTTACGAGCTGATGGACGACTGCGACAACATGATGGAGCGTTACCGCATGAACGACTGCCAGTCCTGCCACGTGATGGACGGCCACTGGCTGATGTACGATCAGCCCCACTACAAAGGCAGGCAGATGTACCTGAGGCCCGGAGAGTACAGGAGCTTCAGGGACATGGGCATGAGTGGCATGAGGTGGATGAGCATGAGGCGTATCATGGACTCCTGTTATTAG